From one Peredibacter starrii genomic stretch:
- the pheS gene encoding phenylalanine--tRNA ligase subunit alpha, which produces MQVLESLLNDFTKELGPINKTADLLNLKAKYIGKQGPLADVMKNLKDATPEEKRTIGAKANELKQQIEALFSQKMQEIELADINASLEKDKIDISLTDSMLEKGLQAAGYHPVTIIQQEIEDIFISMGFEVLDGPHIEDDYHNFEALNIPATHPARDMQDTFWFADKKHLLRTHTSTIQVRGMKERKPPFRFVGPGKVFRCERTDASHEMVFHQLEGMMVGENVSVGNLIYFMKTLLTEIFKKEVEVRLRPGFFPFVEPGFELDIKCLICGGKGCSVCKQVGWVELLPCGMVHPNVLKAGGIDPEKYNGFAFGLGLDRLVMMRYGIDDIRHLHGADLRFNSQFKSF; this is translated from the coding sequence ATGCAAGTGCTTGAGTCATTACTCAATGATTTCACCAAAGAACTCGGCCCAATCAACAAAACTGCTGATCTTTTAAACCTAAAGGCCAAATATATCGGTAAGCAAGGACCTCTTGCGGACGTGATGAAAAATTTGAAGGACGCCACCCCTGAAGAGAAGAGAACCATCGGTGCTAAGGCCAATGAGCTAAAGCAACAAATCGAGGCGCTATTTTCTCAGAAGATGCAGGAGATTGAACTGGCCGACATTAATGCCAGTCTAGAAAAAGACAAAATCGATATTTCTCTTACTGATTCTATGCTTGAAAAAGGCCTTCAGGCCGCTGGTTACCACCCGGTAACTATCATTCAGCAGGAAATCGAAGATATTTTCATTTCCATGGGTTTCGAGGTGTTGGATGGACCACACATCGAAGATGATTACCATAACTTTGAAGCACTTAATATTCCGGCCACTCACCCGGCCCGTGATATGCAGGATACATTCTGGTTTGCTGATAAAAAGCACCTTCTTCGTACTCACACTTCAACCATTCAAGTTCGCGGGATGAAAGAGCGTAAGCCGCCTTTCCGTTTCGTGGGCCCGGGTAAAGTGTTCCGTTGTGAGCGTACTGATGCTTCTCACGAAATGGTTTTCCACCAACTGGAAGGTATGATGGTAGGTGAAAATGTTTCTGTAGGTAACCTCATTTACTTCATGAAAACTCTTCTTACCGAAATCTTTAAGAAAGAAGTAGAAGTCCGTCTTCGTCCGGGATTCTTCCCATTCGTAGAACCTGGTTTCGAACTTGATATCAAGTGTCTTATCTGTGGCGGTAAGGGCTGTTCAGTTTGTAAGCAAGTTGGTTGGGTAGAGCTTCTTCCATGTGGAATGGTTCACCCTAATGTCCTTAAGGCCGGCGGTATCGATCCTGAAAAATACAACGGCTTCGCTTTTGGTCTTGGTCTCGATCGTCTGGTGATGATGAGATACGGTATCGATGATATCCGTCATCTTCACGGCGCTGATCTTCGTTTCAACTCTCAATTCAAATCATTCTAG
- a CDS encoding CoA transferase, which produces MLKGIKILDFTHRLPGPLAGKILSDLGAEVIKVEDIKHRDPFLSGMFSEFDRSFESWYEELNKSKKVLRFDFKDPNTKGEIHKLLEGAQGLLLSLSPKLKASLGLDDETLKGLNVAVVELEASSTHNKAMHDLNALAISGYLSLHVAHETDAIVAPPFLPVAGIAFGQQVATQMLANIIEASRSKGFVKSVSYLHDTADSILHPFWSKTLRDQKKTKFLHNGAYPCYSLYRTQDGQYVAVAAVEEKFWTDLIATFGINLPLERRFETNEEAFNVVASTFAKLTANEIESRSQNKELCLSIVRKIS; this is translated from the coding sequence ATGCTGAAGGGAATTAAAATTCTTGATTTCACTCATCGACTTCCAGGACCATTGGCCGGAAAAATTCTTTCCGACCTCGGAGCTGAAGTCATTAAAGTGGAAGACATCAAGCACAGAGACCCCTTTCTTTCAGGTATGTTTTCTGAATTTGATCGGAGTTTTGAGTCCTGGTATGAAGAACTGAACAAGAGCAAAAAAGTTCTGCGTTTTGATTTTAAGGACCCGAATACGAAGGGCGAAATTCATAAGCTTCTAGAGGGTGCTCAGGGACTGTTGTTATCACTTTCTCCCAAACTAAAAGCAAGTTTGGGACTGGATGATGAGACTCTCAAAGGGCTTAATGTCGCGGTCGTGGAACTTGAAGCTTCTTCAACTCATAATAAGGCCATGCATGATTTAAATGCCCTTGCGATTAGCGGGTATTTGTCCCTTCATGTGGCCCACGAGACGGATGCGATTGTCGCTCCTCCATTCTTGCCAGTGGCGGGAATTGCTTTCGGGCAACAGGTGGCGACACAAATGTTGGCGAATATAATTGAAGCTTCACGTTCGAAGGGATTCGTTAAATCAGTCAGTTATCTTCATGACACTGCGGATTCAATTCTTCATCCGTTCTGGTCTAAGACGCTGCGTGACCAAAAAAAGACGAAATTCCTGCATAATGGGGCCTATCCATGCTACTCTCTCTACCGAACTCAGGACGGTCAATACGTAGCGGTCGCAGCTGTAGAGGAGAAATTCTGGACAGACTTAATTGCGACTTTTGGAATTAACCTGCCGCTTGAGAGAAGATTTGAAACGAACGAAGAAGCTTTCAATGTCGTTGCTAGTACGTTTGCCAAACTAACTGCCAACGAGATAGAAAGTAGATCACAAAACAAAGAACTATGTTTATCAATAGTCAGAAAGATTAGCTGA
- a CDS encoding enolase C-terminal domain-like protein, with protein sequence MRIWLEKIHLDLKVNWKLSRNQTTFKKNFIVHLETGIGNFRSEIAPNSRYGETAESIEDQFVSWATQVDIESIKSIPALVEILSKIKLFHSLSFGIESAFMSYLAALNNQSLSTYLSLPKPISVATSFSMPITPVGEIKDYLAPLTRFKSLKIKVDADTGAEMLQEIRKHSNVPLRVDANEGWKDLDQFMRFQETLKGMNIELIEQPFPSSMVNEYKELKKKTPYKLLADESIEDVGDFSELSQQFHAVNIKLMKTGSLLKAKELLLDAKNHNMTAMMGCMIETTIGISYGMLFGGMVEYVDLDGFLLIKDEPFKLVSEADGVLSLN encoded by the coding sequence ATGAGAATCTGGTTAGAGAAAATTCACTTAGACCTAAAAGTGAATTGGAAACTTTCTAGAAATCAGACAACCTTCAAAAAGAATTTCATCGTTCATCTAGAGACGGGGATTGGAAACTTCAGGTCCGAGATTGCACCTAACTCTCGTTATGGTGAAACAGCAGAATCCATTGAAGATCAATTTGTTTCTTGGGCGACCCAGGTTGATATCGAATCCATTAAATCCATCCCTGCGTTGGTGGAGATTCTCTCAAAGATTAAACTATTCCATTCTTTGAGTTTCGGTATCGAGTCAGCTTTCATGAGCTATCTCGCAGCTCTTAATAATCAGTCCCTCTCAACGTACTTGTCCTTGCCGAAGCCCATTTCAGTGGCGACATCTTTCTCTATGCCAATTACACCGGTAGGAGAGATCAAAGATTACCTGGCACCATTAACTCGTTTCAAATCACTAAAAATCAAAGTGGATGCTGACACTGGCGCAGAGATGCTTCAGGAAATCAGAAAGCATTCCAATGTTCCTCTTCGTGTAGATGCCAACGAAGGCTGGAAGGACCTCGATCAATTTATGCGCTTTCAGGAAACGCTCAAAGGCATGAACATTGAATTAATCGAGCAACCGTTCCCGTCTTCCATGGTTAATGAGTACAAAGAATTAAAAAAGAAAACTCCTTATAAGCTTTTGGCGGACGAATCAATCGAGGACGTAGGCGACTTTAGCGAACTCTCTCAGCAGTTCCATGCAGTGAATATCAAGCTTATGAAGACAGGCTCGCTCCTTAAAGCGAAGGAACTTCTTCTCGACGCCAAAAATCACAACATGACCGCCATGATGGGCTGTATGATCGAAACCACGATTGGTATCTCTTACGGGATGCTATTCGGCGGAATGGTTGAATACGTGGATCTGGATGGATTTCTTCTCATCAAAGACGAACCGTTCAAGCTTGTAAGTGAAGCTGACGGTGTTCTTTCTCTAAACTAG
- a CDS encoding M15 family metallopeptidase yields MNVDILLGKTTEHLVPLPGTKFLIHKLMLQDFLLLQKEAKEEGFDLQVISAFRDYERQLKIWNLKASGQRQLIDDQERPLEFSKLSPLEVMFAILRWSALPGCSRHHWGTDIDVYDGNTQTPEEVKLVPSETIGEGPSARLHDWLDSRMSTNNAFGFYRPYATDRGGVSPERWHISYHPLSRRCLDNFTFSLFKRNLEESDILLKEQLLENADEIFQRYFLNVDLP; encoded by the coding sequence ATGAACGTCGACATCTTACTAGGAAAAACAACTGAACACTTGGTGCCCCTTCCGGGCACTAAGTTTTTAATCCATAAACTCATGCTTCAAGATTTTCTTCTGCTTCAGAAAGAGGCCAAGGAAGAAGGTTTTGATCTTCAAGTCATCAGTGCTTTCAGAGACTATGAAAGACAACTTAAAATCTGGAACCTGAAGGCCAGTGGCCAACGACAGCTGATTGATGATCAGGAACGACCATTAGAATTCTCTAAACTCTCCCCTCTTGAAGTGATGTTTGCCATTCTCCGATGGTCAGCACTTCCAGGATGCTCACGACATCACTGGGGCACCGATATTGATGTCTATGATGGAAATACTCAAACTCCTGAAGAAGTAAAACTCGTGCCCTCTGAAACAATTGGTGAAGGTCCATCAGCGCGCCTACACGACTGGCTTGATTCACGGATGAGTACTAATAATGCTTTTGGTTTTTATCGTCCGTATGCCACTGATCGCGGTGGAGTTTCGCCTGAGAGATGGCACATCAGTTATCATCCCCTATCTCGAAGATGCTTGGATAATTTCACATTCTCACTCTTTAAAAGAAATCTTGAAGAGAGTGATATCCTTCTGAAAGAGCAATTACTCGAGAACGCGGATGAGATTTTTCAGCGTTATTTCCTTAACGTAGACCTTCCTTAA
- a CDS encoding lytic transglycosylase domain-containing protein gives MEQTTGETSVLKTLGVSAEEKPKKSFFSSFFSTYKIPLFSLVLFGSFAMRALYPETFHFGFKRQKTYRFKSDSLGFFIGDISFFMNNSYDEAEARIVELFPPKIQKKVKKVIRPVLILCEKHQLDPFWVLSVMWTESHFKHEATSKKGARGLMQMMPQTYMETLAEMKEKGIFLESDRGEDYLRYQYGQSFYDMGYSPLVGKLRNLEVGIYYLKGLLEAFNNNHYYATVAYNMGPYWTKSQLKNNMPVGKNNHYLNKVLKAYYHITKTLSQNSNVTFIPRI, from the coding sequence ATGGAACAAACGACCGGAGAAACTAGCGTCCTTAAGACCCTAGGCGTCTCGGCGGAGGAAAAGCCAAAGAAATCTTTCTTCAGCTCTTTCTTCTCCACCTACAAAATTCCTCTGTTCTCTTTAGTGCTGTTTGGTTCATTCGCCATGCGCGCGCTTTATCCAGAAACTTTTCATTTTGGATTTAAGCGTCAAAAGACCTACAGATTCAAGAGCGACAGCTTAGGGTTCTTCATCGGGGACATTAGTTTCTTTATGAACAATTCTTACGATGAGGCAGAGGCCCGCATCGTAGAGCTATTCCCTCCAAAGATTCAGAAGAAAGTTAAAAAAGTTATTCGCCCAGTTCTCATTCTCTGCGAAAAACACCAGCTAGATCCATTTTGGGTGCTCTCTGTTATGTGGACTGAGTCGCACTTTAAACATGAGGCCACTTCGAAGAAGGGCGCTCGTGGGCTTATGCAGATGATGCCTCAGACATATATGGAAACTCTGGCAGAAATGAAAGAGAAGGGCATCTTCTTAGAAAGTGATCGTGGTGAAGACTATCTTCGTTATCAATACGGACAATCATTTTATGATATGGGCTATTCTCCACTCGTGGGGAAACTCAGAAATTTAGAAGTAGGCATTTATTATTTAAAAGGTTTGCTTGAAGCTTTTAATAATAACCACTACTATGCCACAGTGGCCTATAACATGGGACCTTACTGGACGAAGAGCCAGCTCAAGAACAACATGCCAGTAGGGAAAAATAACCATTACCTGAATAAGGTACTAAAGGCTTATTACCACATAACTAAAACACTGAGCCAAAATTCGAATGTCACCTTCATCCCGAGAATCTGA
- a CDS encoding FKBP-type peptidyl-prolyl cis-trans isomerase, with protein MKRVIGFHYTLTDKSGQTLDSSIGDEPLYFLEGAQQIIPGLESVIALMNAGDKRKIEVKAADAYGDINPELVVKVKKTQFPPGAELNVGDQFQVNNDAHSPVFTIMAIDTDEVTVDGNHPMAGKDLFFDVEIVGMREATKEELSHGHAHGAHGHGHH; from the coding sequence ATGAAACGTGTTATTGGCTTCCACTACACCCTTACTGACAAGTCAGGCCAAACTCTAGACTCTTCTATCGGTGATGAGCCTCTTTACTTCCTTGAAGGCGCTCAGCAAATCATCCCAGGACTTGAGTCTGTCATCGCTCTTATGAATGCAGGTGATAAACGTAAAATCGAAGTTAAAGCAGCTGATGCTTACGGCGATATCAATCCAGAACTAGTTGTAAAAGTTAAAAAGACTCAGTTCCCTCCTGGTGCTGAACTTAACGTTGGCGATCAGTTCCAAGTGAACAATGACGCTCACTCTCCAGTTTTCACAATCATGGCAATCGACACTGATGAAGTAACTGTTGATGGTAACCACCCAATGGCCGGCAAAGATCTTTTCTTTGACGTAGAAATCGTTGGTATGCGTGAAGCTACTAAAGAAGAGCTTTCTCACGGTCACGCTCACGGTGCTCACGGACACGGTCACCACTAA
- a CDS encoding YiiX/YebB-like N1pC/P60 family cysteine hydrolase, translated as MNKLILTLILVLPLSSWANDLKVGDILLQPLNCWTCSLIEAQEGSIYSHMGLVVQVRPEVKIVEALGAVRVSTLAEFMSHTEKGQQVSHRRFRDQSIVNYLQTYRVEFFRHFQDNFANHSYDKDFLWDNFDENGKEKYYCSELITKYLTSFLGIQLPTKMMKYDIYREHWIRYFNGNPPDGKIGNAPPDYEKSNLFYEVGKL; from the coding sequence ATGAACAAGCTTATTCTTACCCTGATCTTGGTCCTCCCTCTATCTTCGTGGGCAAATGACCTTAAAGTTGGGGACATTCTTCTTCAGCCGTTAAACTGCTGGACCTGCAGTCTTATCGAGGCCCAGGAAGGTTCTATCTATTCCCATATGGGGCTAGTGGTTCAAGTTCGGCCTGAAGTTAAAATTGTTGAAGCACTAGGGGCCGTCCGCGTTTCAACTCTGGCCGAGTTCATGTCTCACACTGAAAAAGGTCAACAGGTGTCTCATAGACGCTTCAGAGATCAGTCGATTGTAAATTACCTTCAGACTTACAGAGTTGAGTTCTTCCGTCATTTCCAGGACAACTTCGCTAATCACTCTTATGATAAAGATTTCCTCTGGGACAATTTCGATGAGAACGGAAAAGAGAAATATTATTGTTCTGAACTGATTACAAAATATTTAACTTCATTCTTAGGAATTCAACTTCCAACGAAAATGATGAAGTACGATATCTATCGTGAGCACTGGATTCGTTACTTTAATGGTAACCCACCAGATGGCAAAATTGGAAATGCTCCTCCTGATTATGAAAAGTCTAATTTGTTCTACGAAGTAGGAAAGCTATGA
- a CDS encoding thioredoxin domain-containing protein, which translates to MSENKLRFEKSLYLQQHAENPIHWYAYGDQPLNKAKELNKLIFVSIGYSSCHWCHVMAHESFENVETANYLNENFISIKIDREEYPDLDHYYQTACSILTGRGGWPLSVFLTPDGKPFFAGTYFPKVGRQGMPGFMDVLKEINNSYKADPAKIQENANNLVEEIKKPSKLEKKIEFQGHFPAPSAIMNALKNYADTKNGGYGQAPKFPHFPFYEWACEQILEGMIPQEQGQHIVETLEKMMMGGMFDQVKGGIHRYSTDDKFMVPHFEKMLYDQAGLLKVLSKLSQFYPSPVIFDGILQTLDYLKTEMVSDDNYFFSAQDADSEGTEGLYFTFSKEEFEASFEDAPPEQKIKLDQYLSMFNITEKGNFEHGLNVISLNSAMKEKFYTPDGWQEVRDIRRRLLEQRKLRIPPATDRKGLSSWNYMLLSALTDVVQYCPVDAIQHQAVQLIQQTVEGCLTQFIKLDEGSGRHLMKHTNTIEKQPLYLEDYVNFCESQLRLYEITGNEIFKKNALESLDFTLANFVKNGEVYTTNIANKNPGIENLPAPLFDQSYRSSVMTLIHLLTRCSVFKPELSPEIMFKEKYAEYAQFILTNPLGHGEGLRAMTYPLNIFRKVEVPIEWLEKPEFLEIRNHFFSRFVMDYHKRGDDSFQICTKEACEVTNKGIEKFQELFKMKENQNAEGN; encoded by the coding sequence ATGAGTGAAAATAAATTACGTTTTGAGAAATCACTATATCTCCAGCAACATGCTGAAAATCCAATTCATTGGTACGCTTACGGGGACCAACCCCTTAATAAGGCTAAAGAGCTAAACAAGCTCATTTTTGTGTCTATTGGCTACTCTTCGTGCCACTGGTGTCATGTTATGGCACATGAATCTTTTGAGAATGTGGAAACAGCTAATTACCTCAATGAGAATTTCATTTCGATCAAAATTGATCGTGAAGAATATCCTGATCTGGACCACTACTATCAAACCGCCTGTTCTATTCTTACTGGCCGTGGTGGATGGCCACTAAGTGTGTTTCTCACTCCTGATGGAAAACCATTTTTCGCCGGCACATACTTTCCAAAAGTCGGTCGCCAAGGCATGCCGGGCTTTATGGATGTTCTAAAAGAAATCAATAATTCCTATAAAGCGGATCCAGCGAAAATCCAAGAGAACGCGAACAATCTGGTGGAAGAAATTAAAAAACCTTCAAAACTGGAAAAGAAAATTGAGTTCCAAGGACACTTCCCTGCTCCATCAGCGATTATGAATGCATTGAAGAATTATGCAGATACGAAAAATGGTGGATACGGACAAGCTCCGAAGTTTCCACATTTTCCTTTCTATGAATGGGCCTGTGAGCAGATTCTTGAAGGTATGATTCCACAAGAGCAAGGTCAGCACATTGTGGAGACTCTTGAAAAGATGATGATGGGTGGAATGTTTGATCAAGTGAAAGGCGGGATTCACCGTTATTCTACTGATGATAAATTCATGGTCCCTCACTTTGAAAAAATGCTTTATGACCAAGCAGGACTTCTTAAAGTTCTTTCTAAATTAAGTCAGTTCTATCCGTCTCCAGTGATCTTTGATGGTATTCTTCAGACCCTTGATTATCTAAAAACGGAAATGGTTTCAGATGATAATTACTTCTTCAGCGCTCAGGATGCTGACTCTGAAGGGACTGAAGGCCTTTACTTTACGTTCTCGAAAGAAGAGTTTGAAGCGAGTTTTGAAGATGCTCCACCTGAACAAAAAATCAAACTTGATCAATATCTCAGTATGTTCAATATCACTGAGAAAGGAAACTTCGAGCACGGTCTTAATGTCATTTCTCTTAATTCAGCAATGAAAGAGAAGTTTTATACTCCAGACGGATGGCAGGAAGTGCGTGATATTCGTCGTCGATTGCTCGAACAAAGAAAGCTTCGTATTCCACCTGCAACAGATCGTAAGGGTCTTTCAAGCTGGAACTACATGCTTCTCTCTGCTCTAACAGACGTGGTTCAATACTGCCCGGTAGATGCAATTCAACATCAAGCGGTTCAATTAATTCAACAAACAGTTGAAGGCTGTCTTACACAATTCATTAAACTGGATGAAGGAAGCGGCAGACACTTGATGAAACACACAAACACCATCGAGAAACAACCGCTTTATCTGGAAGACTATGTGAACTTCTGTGAGTCTCAATTAAGACTTTATGAAATCACAGGTAATGAAATCTTTAAGAAGAACGCACTTGAGTCGCTGGATTTCACTCTGGCGAACTTTGTAAAAAATGGTGAAGTTTATACGACTAACATCGCAAACAAGAATCCGGGAATTGAAAATCTTCCGGCTCCACTGTTCGATCAGTCTTATCGTTCATCGGTCATGACTTTAATTCACTTACTCACAAGATGCAGTGTCTTTAAACCAGAGCTTTCGCCTGAGATAATGTTCAAAGAAAAGTATGCTGAATATGCTCAGTTCATCCTGACAAATCCTCTGGGCCATGGTGAAGGTCTGCGTGCCATGACCTACCCACTGAATATCTTCCGCAAGGTAGAAGTGCCTATTGAATGGCTTGAGAAACCAGAGTTTCTTGAAATTAGAAATCACTTCTTCTCGCGTTTTGTGATGGATTATCACAAGCGTGGAGATGACTCTTTCCAGATTTGCACGAAAGAAGCTTGTGAAGTGACAAACAAGGGAATCGAAAAGTTCCAGGAACTTTTTAAGATGAAAGAAAATCAAAATGCTGAAGGGAATTAA
- a CDS encoding bifunctional heptose 7-phosphate kinase/heptose 1-phosphate adenyltransferase gives MILTSDKFEKILFNFQNLKPILVVGDLGVDKYTFGDVKRISPEAPVPVLEVTKEWNKLGLAANVSDNLMSLEVPSTLCGVIGDDSRASLVESLLEERGLKTWGLVRDPSRHTTYKERVTTATQQICRVDYETKDPLQEDIARRVSTRVQEFSVNHSGVIIEDYGKGLFSEALCQKIIQEFKEKDLLVAVDPSRSTPPLWYKGTTLLKPNRLESELMVEALGYFKEKKLETIANILVDKLKVEKLVITLGADGMAMLDTKLGGDLKIIPTVANEVFDVSGAGDTTIAAICSALLSGATLEEAGWVGNCAAGVVVRKRGTALCSKEELRDYFQNLRKVIKQ, from the coding sequence ATGATTTTAACTTCTGATAAATTTGAAAAAATTCTTTTTAATTTCCAAAACCTAAAACCAATTCTTGTGGTTGGTGACCTTGGTGTGGATAAATATACTTTCGGTGACGTTAAAAGAATTTCGCCGGAAGCACCGGTTCCGGTTCTTGAAGTAACGAAAGAGTGGAACAAGCTTGGTCTTGCCGCCAACGTAAGTGATAACCTCATGAGCCTCGAAGTTCCTTCGACTCTTTGTGGAGTTATCGGTGATGATTCACGCGCGAGCCTGGTTGAGAGCCTTCTTGAAGAAAGAGGTCTTAAAACTTGGGGCCTGGTTCGTGATCCATCTCGCCACACAACTTATAAAGAACGTGTCACAACTGCCACTCAGCAGATTTGCCGTGTAGACTATGAAACGAAAGATCCTCTTCAAGAAGATATTGCTCGTCGTGTTTCTACTCGCGTTCAAGAATTTTCAGTGAATCATTCAGGTGTGATTATCGAAGATTACGGTAAAGGACTTTTCTCTGAGGCCCTTTGCCAAAAAATCATTCAGGAATTTAAAGAAAAAGATCTTCTGGTTGCCGTGGATCCATCTCGTTCAACTCCGCCGCTTTGGTACAAGGGAACAACTCTTCTAAAACCAAATCGCCTGGAATCAGAACTCATGGTGGAAGCTCTTGGTTACTTCAAAGAGAAGAAGCTTGAAACCATCGCCAATATTCTGGTGGATAAACTTAAAGTTGAAAAACTCGTGATCACCCTTGGTGCTGACGGTATGGCAATGCTCGACACCAAACTTGGTGGTGATCTTAAAATCATCCCAACTGTGGCGAACGAAGTATTCGACGTCTCAGGTGCCGGTGATACAACCATCGCTGCCATCTGTTCGGCCCTTCTTTCAGGTGCAACCCTTGAAGAAGCTGGTTGGGTTGGTAACTGTGCGGCCGGTGTGGTGGTAAGAAAACGCGGAACTGCTCTTTGTTCTAAAGAAGAGCTTCGTGATTACTTCCAAAATCTTAGGAAAGTTATTAAGCAGTGA
- the cmk gene encoding (d)CMP kinase: protein MKKDQVIALDGPSGSGKSTVAKMIAAKLGLIYIDTGAMFRAAAYALQHTGIDFTKEKLEPAENQLIEKFFHDHRFQFAPEPGVLILLDNLNLTDVIREHHVSRLASQVSRHKVVRDFLKFWQRDIVKDRPAILDGRDIGTVIFPNAVLKVFLTASAEERAHRRTEELKVRGQTDIDFETILKDIKERDYVDMNREIAPLKKAEDGIELDSTGKSIPQIVDEIVGLWEERKGLL, encoded by the coding sequence ATGAAAAAAGATCAGGTTATAGCACTTGATGGACCTTCTGGGAGCGGCAAGTCAACTGTTGCAAAGATGATTGCTGCCAAGCTTGGTCTCATCTATATCGATACCGGCGCCATGTTTCGTGCAGCCGCCTATGCTCTTCAGCACACTGGAATTGATTTCACGAAAGAAAAATTAGAACCAGCTGAGAATCAGCTGATTGAAAAGTTTTTCCACGATCACCGTTTTCAATTTGCTCCTGAGCCTGGAGTTTTAATTCTTCTGGATAACTTGAATCTGACTGACGTTATTCGTGAGCACCACGTATCGCGTTTAGCTTCTCAAGTTTCACGCCATAAAGTCGTGCGAGATTTTCTGAAGTTCTGGCAAAGAGATATCGTAAAAGATCGTCCGGCAATTTTGGACGGTCGTGATATTGGAACAGTCATTTTCCCGAATGCAGTTTTGAAAGTATTTCTTACTGCTTCGGCCGAAGAGCGTGCTCACCGTCGTACTGAAGAACTTAAAGTTCGCGGTCAAACCGACATTGATTTTGAAACCATTCTTAAAGATATCAAAGAAAGAGATTACGTTGATATGAATCGCGAAATCGCTCCGCTTAAAAAAGCAGAAGACGGAATTGAGCTTGATTCAACAGGTAAGTCTATTCCACAAATCGTCGATGAGATAGTCGGCCTGTGGGAAGAAAGAAAAGGTCTGTTATGA
- a CDS encoding DUF4416 family protein → MKPVVATSGLLFASFLYRSDLHSETSLIQFWEEKFGKGFSFAPLNNPLAAYYSKEMGEGLKRVFCLTSETFPREFLLTAKLQSLEWEEKWAKADKRMVNVDIGFLSLENFILATTKNFSHRVFVGQNIFADLTYYFHQGELQTFPWTYPDYVDEEKKEFFLWARSYLLQQLNG, encoded by the coding sequence GTGAAACCAGTAGTCGCAACTTCTGGTCTTCTATTCGCTAGCTTTCTTTATCGCTCGGATCTTCATTCCGAAACATCACTAATACAATTCTGGGAGGAGAAATTTGGTAAAGGTTTCTCCTTCGCTCCCTTAAATAATCCCCTTGCTGCCTACTACTCAAAAGAAATGGGTGAGGGACTTAAACGAGTCTTCTGCCTCACTTCTGAAACCTTTCCTCGTGAATTTCTTCTGACTGCCAAACTACAAAGCTTAGAGTGGGAAGAAAAATGGGCGAAAGCTGACAAGCGCATGGTGAACGTGGACATAGGATTTCTGTCCTTGGAAAACTTTATCCTCGCTACCACGAAAAACTTTTCTCATCGGGTGTTTGTAGGACAGAACATTTTTGCTGATTTGACCTACTATTTTCATCAGGGCGAGCTTCAAACTTTTCCATGGACCTATCCGGACTATGTGGACGAGGAGAAGAAAGAGTTTTTCCTCTGGGCCCGTTCCTACTTACTTCAGCAGCTGAATGGCTGA